AGACGCAGACGGCGAAGGAGGGCCGTCCCGCCGCGTCCCTCGCCAGCGCGACGTGGTTGCGCGCCCAGATGACGCGGCCGTCCGGCCGCAGGTAGCGCTTCTCCACGACGAAGGGCTCGCCCGTCTCCACCAGGCGACGGAACAGGGTGGCGTCGCGCGCGCGGTCCTCCGGGTGCGTGAAGTCCAGCAGGTCACGCCCCAGCACGTCCTCGAGCGAGCGCCCCAACATGTCGCGGAAGTGCTGGTTCGCCAGCTGGAACGTGCCCTCCAGGTCCGCCTGCGCGATGCCCACCCCGGCCTGCTGGAAGAGCGCCGCCAGCCGCTCCCCGTCGAACAGGGGCGTGGCGGCGGCGTCCGGCCCGGTGGGCGCCGCGTCGGTGGAGGACTCCAGGCCCGCGGCGCGCAAGCGATGCCGCAGACGTTCGACCTCGGCCTTCAAGGCCTGTTCGGTGTCGGAAGGGGGCAGGCTCATGGACGGGGGACCGGGTCGGTGGGGCGACCTTCAGCGCGGGAACTGTGACCCGGGTCCTCCAGGGTGGGCAACGGCGATTTCCCAGGGGTTCATTCCTCCGGAGGCGGAACTTCCTCCTCGGCGTCCGCGCCCGTCCGCGCCTGGATGAACGCCCGGATGTGGGCGACGAGCGCGTCCCGGCGGCGCGCGAGGAAGTCCGCTCCGTCGCCTTGACGCAGGGCGGCCAGGGCGTCGGGCGACAGGGCATGGCTGGGGAAGACCGCGGGGGGAACCGCGCCAGCGCGCACCAGCCCCAGCAGGGACCTGCCTGGCGCGAGCACCGGGTGGAAGAACTGGTTCGCCAGGGTCAGCTGCAGGGCGCTCCCCGAACCGGGGGCGGGAGGGAGCCCCGACAGGGGTGGGGGGAACACGGGCAGGAAGGCCACCGCGCCCTGGATCTCCAGCAGCGGGCCGGGCTCCAGCAGGGCGCCGGTGAGCAGGTGCCGGGGCCGCAGCGCCAACAGGGCGTTGGCCTCCACCCGGTCCGCCACCGACGCGAGCCCCGCCATGCCCGGCTGCGAATAGCGCTCCCAGCCGCGCGGCGGCGGAGGGCCCACCCGGTGGAGCAGCGCGCGCACGGAGGCGTCCGCGTCCGTGGTGAGGACCGCGAGGCTCGCGCGGGCCTCGGCGTCGGGCGGTGAACGCTCGGTGTCGAAGAGGGCGCGGCGCCACAGCCAGTACGACAGCCGCGCGCGGGAGTCGGGACCAGGCTGGGGGTGCAGGTGGAAGAACCGGGACAGCAGCGGCAGCACCTCCGGCCGGGGCAGGAGGCTCAGGTGCGGGATGCCCGCGTCCTGGCGGAGGAAGTCGAAGGCGCCACGCACCGCCCGCGCGGTCCGCCCCAGCGCCTGCGCCCAGTCGTCCTCCGTGCCGAACTCCTCCCGGAAGTCCCGCGTGAAGTCCCGCCCGTGCACCGCGAGCAGCAGCGAGGGCAGCGCGTCATCCTCCAAGCGACCGAAATCACGGGCGGACAGCTGCTCGGCCAGGGCCTCCAGGCTCTGGCACGATGTGTCGGGTCGCCCGGGAAGGGGTGGGGCCATGGGACGTCCTGCGTAGCGGAGAGTCACCAACACTCACATCGCCCGGAGGTCGCAATGCTCACTTCCTGCCTTGACGGTGCGAAGAATTTCTTTAAAGAATGCACGCACGTCCTCTTCTTCTTGGAAGATGGCGTATGTACCGGGCCTCGCGTTCCCCAACCGCGGAACCGGTGCGTGACGTCCCAGTTGAGCCCCGCGCGCCGCGTTCCCCCTCTCGGCGCGCGGTGGCCCCTGGGACTTCCACCCCCCGCCTTCATCCTCCTGGTCCCGTCGAGGCTTCGAGTGTCCACGTCCGCGTTCGTCCTGCCCGTCTCGCTGGCCCTCCGCCTGCTCACCGCGGCGTCGCCCGCACCGCAGTCCCCCGCCGCCGCGCCCTCCCAGGAGCCCGCGCCGAAGTCCCCCGCCACCAGCGCCGTGAAGGCGGTGGCGCCCGTGGCCTCGAAGCTGAGCGCCGCGCAGCAGGCCACGGCGGCGCGCCTGGTGGGGCCCGCGCTCACGGAAGGGCACGCGTACGCGCGGCTGGAGGAGCTGACGGACGGGGTGGGGCCGCGCCTGTCGGGCTCCGAGTCCGCGGAGGCGGCGGTGCAGTGGGCCCTGCGCGCGTTCCAGGCGGACGGGGTGAAGGCGTGGAAGGAGCCGGTGAAGGTGCCGCGCTGGGTGCGCGGGGAGGAGCACGGCGAGATCGTCGCCTCCGAGCGCACGCGCGGCCTGCCGCTGGCGCTGCTGGCGCTGGGGGGCAGCGCGCCCACGCCGCCGGAGGGCCTCACCGCGGAGGTGGTGGAGGTGGGCTCCCTGGAGGAGCTGGCGGCGCTGGGGGACAAGGTGAAGGGCCGCATCGTCTTCTTCAACCATACGATGTCGGAGGCGGCGGACTATGGCCGTTTCGCGGGGCTGCGCGGCCGGGGCCCGGCGGCGGCGGCGAAGCAGGGCGCGGTGGCCGCGCTGGTGCGCTCGCTGGCCACGGCGTCGCTGCGCACGCCGCACACGGGGGCCACGCGCTTCGACGAGGGCGGGGTGCGCCTGCCCGCCGCGGCGGTGTCGGTGGAGGACGCGCTGACGCTGCACCGGATGCTCCAGGGCGGAACGGTGAAGGTGCGGCTGGTGCTGGGCTGCTCGGAGCTGCCGGACGCGGACTCGTCCAACGTGGTGGCGGAGGTGCGGGGCCGGGAGAAGCCGGACGAGGTGGTGCTGCTGGGCGCGCACCTGGACTCGTGGGACGTGGGCACGGGCGCGCATGACGACGGCGCGGGCGTGGTGATGGTGATGGAGGCGGCGCGGCTGCTGGCGAAGCTGCCCCAGGCGCCCCGGCGCACGGTGCGCGTGGTGCTGTTCATGAACGAGGAGAACGGCCTGCGCGGCGGCCGGGCGTACGCGGAGGCCCACGCGAAGGAGCTGCCGAAGCACGTGGCCGCGCTGGAGATGGACTCGGGCGGAGGGCGCCCCCTGGGCGTGAGCCTGCACGCGGGCCCGGGCGGAGAGGCGCTGCTGCGGCCGTGGCTCTCGCCGCTGGAGGGCCTGGGCGCGGCCACCTTCCTGGTGGGGCACGCGACGGGCGCGGACCTCAGCCCCATGGAGCCCGCGCACGTGCCCTTCGTGGGCGTGCGCGTGGACAGCAGCCGCTACTTCGACGTGCACCACTCCATGGCGGACACGCTGGACAAGGTGGATCCCCAGGACCTGTCGCGCAGCGCCGCCGCCGTCACGTGGATGGCGTACGCGCTGGCGGAGGCGCCGGGCGTGCTCGCGCGTCCCACCGCGCCGGAGTCGGAGACGCCGCCGGCGAAGAAGTAGGCGCGGGGGGCTTATTCCGCCACGGCCCTGCCCGTCCCGCCGCGCCGCAGCGGCAGCTCCGGCAGCAGCAGCGTGAAGAGCAGGGCCCCCAGGGTGATGAGGATGGCGAGGCGGTACACCGCCATCGTCGCGAGGGTGAAGGACTCCTTGAGCGCTCGCGCCACGGCGTCCACGGTGGACAGCGCGCGGGCCTCGTCCGCGTCCACGTCCGCGCGGGCCTGGGGCCCCTCCGCCCGCCGCCGCTCCGCGTCGAAGCCCTGGCGCAGCGAGTCCTTCACCGGCCCGGGCTGGAAGCGCTGTCCCTGGGGGGCCCCCTCGCCGCCCAGGCTCCCCGGGGCCGCCGCCTGGAGCTCCTGCCGCACGTCCGGGGGCAGCCCCTGCGTGGCCTGCTGCGTGCGCGCGCGCATCTCCCGGCCCAGCGTGCCCGCGTACACGGTGCCCAGCAGCGCCACGCCCACCGTCATGCCCAGCTGCCGGAAGAAGGTCGTCGCGGAGGTGGCCACGCCGATGCGCTGGGGCGGCACCGCGTTCTGCACGGCCACGGTGTAGAGCGGGATGGACGGGCCCAGGCCCAGGCCCACCAGCACCATCTTCACCGTCACCTCGGCCTGGCTGGAGTCCGGCGTCAGCGTGAAGCCCATCACCGCGAAGCCGCCCATCAGGAACAGGAGCGCGCCCACCATCAGCGCCTTGTAGCGCCCCAGCCGCGACACCCACTGCCCGGACAGCACGTTGCCCGCCACCACGCCCAGGGTCAGCGGCGTCAGCGTCAGCCCCGAGTGCGTCGCCGACAGCCCCACCACGTTGACCATGAACAGGGGCAGGAAGGTGACGGACGCCAGGAACACCGCGCCAATGGTGAACACCGCCGCGTTGCCCGCCCAGAACGCGCGCAGGCGGAACAGGGACGGGTCCAGCAGCGGCTCCTTCGCGCGGCGCTCGCGCCAGACGAAGAGCCCCAGGCCCACCGCGGACAGCGCGAACAGCCCGAGGATGGGCGTGGACCCCCACGCGAAGCCGCCCGCCCGGTGCATCCCCGTCCCGCGTCCCAGGCTGAGCGCCAGGAGCAGCGGCACCACGCCCAGCGCCAGCGCGAGCGCGCCCGGGACATCCAGGCTGCCGCCGCGGACGCCCGCGGGCTTGAGCGGAGGCATGCGCAGGAAGATGAGCGCCAGCGCGAGCGCGCCCACCGGCAGGTTGATGAAGAACACCCAGTGCCAGCCCATCGTGTCGGTGATGAAGCCGCCGGCCAGCGGGCCAATGACGCTGGACAGGCCGAACACCGCGCCGAAGAGGCCCTGGTACTTGCCCCGGTCGCGCGGCGGGAACAGGTCCGCCACCACCGCCAGTGACCCCGTGAAGAGCGCCGCGCTGCCCAGGCCCTGCACCGCGCGGCAGAGGATGAGCGTGAGGGTGGAGCGGGACGCGCCGCACAGGAAGCTGCCGGTGAGGAACACGGTGATGCCCGCCACCAGGACCGCGCGGCGGCCCAGCAGGTCCGACAGCCTGCCCCACACCGGCACCATCATCGTGGAGGCCACCAGGTACGCGGTGGTGAGCCACGGGTAGTGCTCTGGCGCGATGTGGAGGTCCGCCTGGATGGTGGGGCCCGCGGTGGCCACGATGGTCTGGTCCAGCGCCGCCAGCAGCAGCCCCAGCAGGGCCCCCGCCAGCGTGAAGGCCTTCTGCGAGCGGCTGAACCGCTCGGACGCCGGGGCGGCGCGGGAGTCCGGAGCGGTGTCGGCGGCGAGCTCGGCCATGGGCGCGTGGGCACGCGCTCACGCGTGCGTCCGCGCGAATCTGGGGACGCGGTGGGGCACGGGCCATGCGCGCCTGCCTGGCCGCCCTCCCTCCTAAAGCAGGTCACGGCCCGGGTGCGCGCCTGGCGGGCGACACGGTGGCCGCGCCGCCCTGAAACGGGAAATCCCCGCCGCGAAAGCCTCCCCGAGAAGGCCGCGTGCAATGGGCGGCCCTCCTGTGCGTAGAGTGCCTGACGCGGACCGCCCGCCGGGGTCCGTCCCGGCGCGGGGGCCGCGTGGCCTCCAGCGTGAAGGGGTGGTTTCGTGAACTTCCGGGTCGACGTGTGGGAGGGGGCGCGCATCGCGCTGACCTCGCTGCGCTCCAACCGGCTGCGGACGGTGCTCACCACGGTGGGCATTGGCGTGGGCGTGTGCACGCTGCTGGCCATCGTTGGAATCATCCAGGGGTTGAACAGCTCGTTCGCGGAGCAGCTCGACAAGATTGGCTCCAACACGCTGCAGGTGTCCAAGTTCCCCTGGGTGATGAACGGGGACTGGTGGGCGTACCGCAACCGCAAGACGCTCTCGGTGGACCTGGTGGAGCCGCTGCGCGCCAGCTCCGAGCACGTGGTCGCGGTGGCGCCCATGATGTTCGTCGTCGCGGAGGTGGCCTTCCAGAACCGGAAGCTCGCCTCCGTGCAGACCATGGGCACCAGCCCCGAATACGCCTTGACGTCCTCGGTGGAGATGGCGAGCGGGCGCTTCATCACCCAGTCGGACGTGGACAACCGCTCCGCGGTGGTGGTGATTGGCGCGGAGGTGGCCAAGGTGCTCTTCCCGGGCATCAACCCCGTGGGCCACCGCGTCCTCGTGGACCGCCGCCCCTACCGCGTCTCGGGGGTCATCGTGGAGCGCGGCACGGTGCTGGGGCAGAACGTGGACATGGTGGCGATGCTGCCCTACCCCTCGTTCCAGGGGCACTTCGGCACCCAGCGGGACGTGAACCTGGTGCTCGCGGTGGACGCGCAGGAGAACGTGCCCCGCGTGCAGGACCGGCTCACGGAGACGCTGCGCCGCGAGCGCAAGACCAAGCCCGGCATGCCGGACGACTTCGCCATCAACCGGCCGGATCAGCTGGCCAACATGTACGCGCAGCTGACGGGCGCGCTCTACGGCGCGGCCACGGGCGTGGGGCTCATCACGCTGCTGGTGGGCGGCATCGGCATCATGAACATCATGCTGGTGTCCGTGCGTGAGCGGACGCGGGAGATTGGCGTGCGGCGGGCGCTGGGGGCTCGCAAGCACACCATCATCTTCCAGTTCCTCATGGAGGCGGCCAGCGTGTCCGCGGTGGGCGGCGCGCTGGGCACCGCGGTGGGCATGGGGCTGGCGTGGCTGGTGAACTACCTGACGCCCCTGGCGGCGGCGGTGCAGCCGCTGACGGTGGCGTTGGGCGTGGGCTTCTCCGCGATGGTGGGCCTGCTGTTCGGCATCTGGCCGGCGGCGCGGGCCGCGAACCTGGACCCCGTGGAAGCGCTTCGCCACGACTAGGCGGGAGCGGGAGATTTCGCGATGTGGATGGCATTCTGGGACACGGTGCGGTTGGCGTTCGGGACGTTCCGCTCCAACCCCCTGCGCTCGTTCCTGACGCTCCTGGGCATCGTCATTGGCGTCACCACGGTGGTGTCCATGATGTCCCTCATCGAGGGCTTGCGGAACCAGGTGAACGACCAGATGTCGGAGCTGGGCAGCGACTGCTTCCAGGCCCAGCGGCTGCCCTTCGGACAGGGGCAGCTGTCGGTCGCGGAGCTGGCGCGCCGGCCGCGCTTCACCTACGCGGACCTGGACGCCATCCGCACGCAGCCGTCCATCGCGCAGGCGGCGGGGGAGGACTCCAAGGGCGGCCAGAAGGCCTCCACGTCGGAGCGCGAGTCGCGCGCCAACGTGAACGTCTGGGCGGGCACGCCGGAGTACTTCCAGACGAACGCGGTGGGCATCGCCACCGGACGGCCCTTCACCGACACGGAGTTCGTGGACGGGCGGCGGGTGGCGGTGATTGGCGCGGACCTGGCGGACACGCTCTATCCCGGCCTGGACCCGCTGGGCCGTGAGTTCCGGCTGCTGGGGCGCACCTTCCAGGTGGTGGGCACCCTCAAGCGCCGGGGTGGGTTCCTGGGCGGCGGCAGCCAGGACAACCAGGCGATGATTCCCCTGTCCACGTTCGCGGCCATGTTCGGCGTGCGCGACTTCCGCGTCAGCATCCAGGCGCACTCCGCGGACGTGCTGCAGCGGGCCCAGGACGAGGTGACGCTGCTGATGCGCCGCCGCCACGGGCTCAAGCCGGACGAACCGGACGACTTCTTCATCTACTCCAATGCGAGCGCCACGGAGATGTTCAACAACCTCTCCAAGGCGGTGTCCGCGGCCAGCTTCGGCGTGTGCATCCTGTCGCTGCTGGTGGGCGGCATCGGCATCCTGAACATCATGCTGGTCGCGGTGACGGAGCGGACGCGGGAGATTGGCATCCGCAAGGCGCTGGGGGCGAAGCGCTACCGCATCCTCGCGCAGTTCGCGCTGGAGGCGGTGGTGCTGTCGCTCGTCGGCGGCGCGCTGGGCGTGGGCCTGGGCGTGGGCCTGTCGTACCTGGCCCGGTGGATGATCCGCCTGCCCACGGAGGTCCCCATGTGGTCCGTGGTGGTGTCGCTGGTGATGAGCTGCGGGGTGGGGCTGGCGTTCGGCATCTACCCGGCGGCGCGCGCGGCGAAGCTGGACCCCGTGGAGGCGATGCGCACGGAGTAGGCCTCCGCGCCATGAAGAGGGCCCCGCCCCGCGCTCTGGCGGGTGGGGCCTGCGTGCATCACGGTCCGCGTCCGGCCCCGGCCAGGAAGTCGGCGGTCGATTGGACCTGGGCGTAGCCCATGCCCAGGGCCGCCAGGAACGCGGCGTGGACCTGGGGCGCGGGCACGGTCTGGCCCTGGAACTCCAGGCTCCGGGCCGCGCAGGCGTCCTGGAGCACCGTGACCGTGTAGCCCAGGTCCGCGGCGGCCCGCACCGTGGCATCCACGCACATGAGGGTCATCATCCCCACGACCACCAGGTGCTTCACCTCCAGGGCCCGCAGGCGCTCCTGGAGGTCCGTCTGCCGGAAGCTGTTGGGGAAGTGCTTGAGCACGACCGCTTCGCCCGGCCGGGGCTCGACCCGGGGATGAAGCTCCGCGCCTGGGGTCCCCGGCAGGAAGAACGTGGCCCCTGGCTGCGGCGACTCGTGGCGCACGTGGAGGACTGGCAGGGTTCGCTCGCGGAAGAAGTCCAGGGCCGCGCGGGCCTGGGTGGCCGCGGCGTCGGCCTGGTGCAGCTCGAAGCGCCCTCCGGGGAAATAGTCATTCTGGATGTCGATGAGCAGCAGCGCGGCGTTCTCCACGGACGTCCTCCTTCACGCGAGTCGTGATGCGGTGTCAGGCCGAATACCCGGGCCCGCGCGCCCGCGGGAGTGGCTGGATTGACAAATCCAGGGCGGAAACCGACAAGCGGACATGCCTGTCGAGTCCTCGTCGATCCGCGTCGCGGTGCTGGCATTGGAGGGCTGCGTGGCCTCCAGCGTGGCGGGCCCGCTGGATGTGTTCGCCATGGCCAACCTCCTGAGCCGCGACCAGGGCCAGGGAGAACCCTTCGCGGCGGAGCTCGTCGCGCCGCTCCCCGGTCCCGTGCGCGACTTCCACGGCCTGGAGCTGGGCGCCGCGCGGGTGCCCGCCCCCACGGAGCGCTTCGACGTCGTCCTCATCCCGGCGCTGGTGGGCAGCTTGGAGCGATGCATGGCGGAGCGCTCCACCACGGACTGGCTGGCGGGACAGCACACGCGAGGCGCGAAGCTGGCGGCGGTGTGCGCGGGGGCCTTCCTGCTCGCGGAGGCGGGGCTCCTGGAGGGGCGGGAGGCCACCACCCACTGGGGGCTGGCCCGGGACTTCGCGGCCCGCTACCCGTGCGTGTCGCTCAAGCCGGAGCTGCTGGTGGTGGACAACGGCGACGTGCTCACCACGGGAGGCATCACCGCCTGCCTGGACCTCTGCCTGCATCTGGTCGCGAAGCAGGTGTCACCGGAGCTGGCCGCGCTCTGCGCCAGGATGCTCCTGGTGGAGCCCGGCCGCCGCTTCCAGGCGCCCGAGGCGGTGCGCGCCGCGCATCGGGACCACGGCGACGCCGCCGTGCTGCGCGCCCAGGAGTGGTTGGAGGCGCACCTGCTGGGCCCGGTGACGCTGGCGGGCGCGGCCATGGCCGCGAGCCTGGGCGAACGCACGTTGCTGCGCCGCTTCCGCAAGGCCACGGGGGATACGCCCTTGGATTACGTCCAGCGCTTGCGCATCGAGGCCGCCCGGCGGCTCCTGGAGACCACGCCGCGCACCGTGGAGGACATCGCCCAGGCCATCGGCTACGCGGACACCACGTCGTTCCGCCGCCGCTTCAAGGCTCGCACGGGGCTGTCTCCGGGTGATTACAGGAAGAGGTTCGCGCTGCGCTGACGCGACACGGTGCACGGGGCCTGGGCTCGCGGTGCGGGGCGGCTGGCGAACGGGCGCCGGGTCCGCGGTGCGCATGGAAGCGCGGGATGGCGAGGCGATGGATCAACGCCGGCCGGTGGGGGTGCGGATCCACTGGTAGCCCACGGTGGCGCCGGTGCCGATGAGGGACAGCGCGAGGTAGCGGCGGAGGGTGTCCAGCCGTTCGCTGGAGCCGGCCAGGTGGCGCAAGCCCTCGTGCGCGGCGATGCCGAGCAGCATCCCCGCGGTCGCGCCTCCGAGCGCGCCCAGGTACGCGCGGCCGGGCCGTTCGCTGTTCCCGAAGGCGACCTCTCCCATGCCCCAGGTGCCGAGCGCGGCGATGGGGGGCGTGACGACCATGGCGGCGCCGAACGCGCCCACTTCCAGTTCGAGCCACCGGCCCTGGGGATACGAGGGGTGGACGAAGAGGAACCTGCCGGGAAGTGAAGCGAGCAGGGTGCCCGCGGCGGCCTCCGCGGCGGTGGCGCCCAGGCGGGTGTCGCCGCCCACGCGGGTCGCGGCCCAGACGCCGCCCAGGGGCAGGAGCGTGAGTCCGCCATGCGCGACCCAGGTTCCCCCGGACAGCCGCGCCTCCGTGTCGGGCTCACCGTGCGGAATGAACGGACGCAGCGGGCGCTGTGGCACGGTGGGCAGCGGAGGCCCGCGGAATGGCGCGTCCGACACGAGGGGATCCAGCGGAGGTGGTGGCTCGGGTGCGGAGTGCTCGGGGGCGCGCGCGGATGTTTCCGCCTCATGCCGCGATGACAGATTGGGAGTGGCGGTCGTGGGCGGCTGCGTCGCATGCGCCGACGAAGTGGATGGCGTGGCGGTCGTGGGTGGCTGCGTCGCATGCGCTGACGAAGTGGATGGCGTGGCGGCCGTGGATGGTTGCGTCGCCTCCACGAACAGCGAGTCCGCTGGACCACCGGCCCGCGTGGATGTCTCGGTCTCATGCGCTTCGGGTGGATCCAGCATCTCGAATGTCTGCGTGCGCGCCGAACCGAGCGCGGCCGGTGCTCCCAGCCATCCCGCCAGCAGGAGGGCCCGTCCTCCCGCGCTCCGTGCCGGTCGCTTCCCCCGTTGCCCCATGCCGTGTCCGCTCTCCTCGCGCGGATTCCCTGCCGATGCCCGCTCCCAGCAGTGCGCATGCGGCGCGTCCGGCACCACCGGCCGTTGACCCCACGCCCTTCAACCGTCGACGGGTGGACGGTGTCCGGGCGCATCCATTCGCTTCCGTGACTCTGTCGCACGCGGCGGATGCGCGGGGCGGGGGGCTGCCCTAGCTTGGGGGCCGTGCGGCTGGTCTGGCCCCTCCTGTTCGCCCTGCTCGCCGCGGGGTGTCCCTACCCGAACCACCGACAGGACCTGCGCCTGCGCGCGCTGCCGGAGGACCCGGTGGCGCGGGAGGTCGCCATCGCGCAGACCCTGGGCATGCCCATGGAGCCGGGCAACGGCGTGGAGTTGGTGCAGAACGGGCGCATCTTCGACGTCATCGAGGAGGAGATCCGCGCCGCCCGCTCCAGCATCCACATCGCCAGCTACATCTGGCGCCCGGGCATCCCGTCGGACCGGCTGCTCGTCGCGCTGCGCGAGCGCAGGGCCGGCGTGCAGTGCCGCATCATCGTGGATCCGCTGGGCAGCGTGAACTTCGAGGCCGTGGCCCCCGTGCTCGCGGACGCGGGCTGCGATGTGCGCATCTACCGTCCGTACCAGGGCGCGGTGGCGTCCCTGGACGCGTCGCGGATCCGCGCGCGCATGCACCGCAAGATGGTCATCCGCGACGGCGAGGTCGCGCTGACCGGCGGGTTCGGCGTCTGGCGCAGCTGGCTGGGCAACGGCGACGCGGCGATGACCTGGCGCGACACCAACGTGCGCGTGCGAGGCCCCGTCGTGCGCGGCATGCAGACGGCCTTCGCGCGGAACTGGCAGGAGTCCGGCGGCGACTTCCTTCCCCCGGAGTCCTTCCCGGAGCTGGCCCCGGCGGGCGACGCGCGGGCCTGCTTCGTCGCCAGCACCAGCCACCGCTTCCTGTCGGAGGCGTCGAGGATGTGGCTGCTGTCCATCGCGTTCGCGAAGCACCGGCTGTGGATCGCCAACTCGTACTTCATCCCGTCGGAGGCCATCAGCGACATGCTCATCGAGAAGGTTCGCCAGGGCGTGGACGTGCGCGTGCTGGTGCCCGGCCGCTACCACGACGTGGCG
This portion of the Corallococcus silvisoli genome encodes:
- a CDS encoding M20/M25/M40 family metallo-hydrolase, encoding MSTSAFVLPVSLALRLLTAASPAPQSPAAAPSQEPAPKSPATSAVKAVAPVASKLSAAQQATAARLVGPALTEGHAYARLEELTDGVGPRLSGSESAEAAVQWALRAFQADGVKAWKEPVKVPRWVRGEEHGEIVASERTRGLPLALLALGGSAPTPPEGLTAEVVEVGSLEELAALGDKVKGRIVFFNHTMSEAADYGRFAGLRGRGPAAAAKQGAVAALVRSLATASLRTPHTGATRFDEGGVRLPAAAVSVEDALTLHRMLQGGTVKVRLVLGCSELPDADSSNVVAEVRGREKPDEVVLLGAHLDSWDVGTGAHDDGAGVVMVMEAARLLAKLPQAPRRTVRVVLFMNEENGLRGGRAYAEAHAKELPKHVAALEMDSGGGRPLGVSLHAGPGGEALLRPWLSPLEGLGAATFLVGHATGADLSPMEPAHVPFVGVRVDSSRYFDVHHSMADTLDKVDPQDLSRSAAAVTWMAYALAEAPGVLARPTAPESETPPAKK
- a CDS encoding MDR family MFS transporter, translating into MAELAADTAPDSRAAPASERFSRSQKAFTLAGALLGLLLAALDQTIVATAGPTIQADLHIAPEHYPWLTTAYLVASTMMVPVWGRLSDLLGRRAVLVAGITVFLTGSFLCGASRSTLTLILCRAVQGLGSAALFTGSLAVVADLFPPRDRGKYQGLFGAVFGLSSVIGPLAGGFITDTMGWHWVFFINLPVGALALALIFLRMPPLKPAGVRGGSLDVPGALALALGVVPLLLALSLGRGTGMHRAGGFAWGSTPILGLFALSAVGLGLFVWRERRAKEPLLDPSLFRLRAFWAGNAAVFTIGAVFLASVTFLPLFMVNVVGLSATHSGLTLTPLTLGVVAGNVLSGQWVSRLGRYKALMVGALLFLMGGFAVMGFTLTPDSSQAEVTVKMVLVGLGLGPSIPLYTVAVQNAVPPQRIGVATSATTFFRQLGMTVGVALLGTVYAGTLGREMRARTQQATQGLPPDVRQELQAAAPGSLGGEGAPQGQRFQPGPVKDSLRQGFDAERRRAEGPQARADVDADEARALSTVDAVARALKESFTLATMAVYRLAILITLGALLFTLLLPELPLRRGGTGRAVAE
- a CDS encoding ABC transporter permease codes for the protein MNFRVDVWEGARIALTSLRSNRLRTVLTTVGIGVGVCTLLAIVGIIQGLNSSFAEQLDKIGSNTLQVSKFPWVMNGDWWAYRNRKTLSVDLVEPLRASSEHVVAVAPMMFVVAEVAFQNRKLASVQTMGTSPEYALTSSVEMASGRFITQSDVDNRSAVVVIGAEVAKVLFPGINPVGHRVLVDRRPYRVSGVIVERGTVLGQNVDMVAMLPYPSFQGHFGTQRDVNLVLAVDAQENVPRVQDRLTETLRRERKTKPGMPDDFAINRPDQLANMYAQLTGALYGAATGVGLITLLVGGIGIMNIMLVSVRERTREIGVRRALGARKHTIIFQFLMEAASVSAVGGALGTAVGMGLAWLVNYLTPLAAAVQPLTVALGVGFSAMVGLLFGIWPAARAANLDPVEALRHD
- a CDS encoding ABC transporter permease, with product MAFWDTVRLAFGTFRSNPLRSFLTLLGIVIGVTTVVSMMSLIEGLRNQVNDQMSELGSDCFQAQRLPFGQGQLSVAELARRPRFTYADLDAIRTQPSIAQAAGEDSKGGQKASTSERESRANVNVWAGTPEYFQTNAVGIATGRPFTDTEFVDGRRVAVIGADLADTLYPGLDPLGREFRLLGRTFQVVGTLKRRGGFLGGGSQDNQAMIPLSTFAAMFGVRDFRVSIQAHSADVLQRAQDEVTLLMRRRHGLKPDEPDDFFIYSNASATEMFNNLSKAVSAASFGVCILSLLVGGIGILNIMLVAVTERTREIGIRKALGAKRYRILAQFALEAVVLSLVGGALGVGLGVGLSYLARWMIRLPTEVPMWSVVVSLVMSCGVGLAFGIYPAARAAKLDPVEAMRTE
- a CDS encoding cysteine hydrolase family protein, whose product is MENAALLLIDIQNDYFPGGRFELHQADAAATQARAALDFFRERTLPVLHVRHESPQPGATFFLPGTPGAELHPRVEPRPGEAVVLKHFPNSFRQTDLQERLRALEVKHLVVVGMMTLMCVDATVRAAADLGYTVTVLQDACAARSLEFQGQTVPAPQVHAAFLAALGMGYAQVQSTADFLAGAGRGP
- a CDS encoding GlxA family transcriptional regulator, with product MPVESSSIRVAVLALEGCVASSVAGPLDVFAMANLLSRDQGQGEPFAAELVAPLPGPVRDFHGLELGAARVPAPTERFDVVLIPALVGSLERCMAERSTTDWLAGQHTRGAKLAAVCAGAFLLAEAGLLEGREATTHWGLARDFAARYPCVSLKPELLVVDNGDVLTTGGITACLDLCLHLVAKQVSPELAALCARMLLVEPGRRFQAPEAVRAAHRDHGDAAVLRAQEWLEAHLLGPVTLAGAAMAASLGERTLLRRFRKATGDTPLDYVQRLRIEAARRLLETTPRTVEDIAQAIGYADTTSFRRRFKARTGLSPGDYRKRFALR
- a CDS encoding phospholipase D-like domain-containing protein; this encodes MRLVWPLLFALLAAGCPYPNHRQDLRLRALPEDPVAREVAIAQTLGMPMEPGNGVELVQNGRIFDVIEEEIRAARSSIHIASYIWRPGIPSDRLLVALRERRAGVQCRIIVDPLGSVNFEAVAPVLADAGCDVRIYRPYQGAVASLDASRIRARMHRKMVIRDGEVALTGGFGVWRSWLGNGDAAMTWRDTNVRVRGPVVRGMQTAFARNWQESGGDFLPPESFPELAPAGDARACFVASTSHRFLSEASRMWLLSIAFAKHRLWIANSYFIPSEAISDMLIEKVRQGVDVRVLVPGRYHDVAPVRAAQRASYARLLEGGVRIWEYEMSMLHAKTLVADDMLSVVGSTNMDPLALNHTDEGSLMVEDPVLAEELAASFEQDLTHSAEVHWQGWKRRGLLQKLGEELPWLIGDFL